The sequence below is a genomic window from Nicotiana tomentosiformis chromosome 6, ASM39032v3, whole genome shotgun sequence.
CAGATACTGAATCTGTATATCAAGCATGGGAACGATTAAAAGTAATGTTAAGAAAATGTCCATATCATGGTATCCAAGATCCTTACatcttatatattttttatcattGTCTTAAACCCTCTGCTAGAAATGTTATTGATGCAGCATCAGGAGGATCCATAATGAGCAAAACCACTGCAGAAGCCATGCAATCTCAATAAAATTTCAGAAAATGTTGTTCAATGGCCCTCTAACATAATGATTGTTAAGAAAGCAGCATGAGTCAATCAAGTTGAAGCTTGAAATTCATTAGCGCAACATATTGCAACTCTAATACAAAAAGTTGAGGCTTTTCATGCAAATACTCAATCATCATCTCAATATGAGAATTGTGATGTTTGTGGAGGTAATCATCCTAAtcatgagtgtcaagcttcaACGCAAAATGAAGAATAAGTAAATGTTATTGGTTATAGAACCAGTTATCCATTCGGTAGTCCTATGGCATAAAAGCATCCGGGATTCCAATGGAGTAACCCAAATGGTGCTGAAAATCCTCAAAGATTTTTCAATAAAAAACAACGGGCATAGGGACCACATggttttcaaaataaaaatatagGACAACAAAATTTTCAGCAATATCAACAACAGCCCCAAAGAGCTAATCAACAAAGCCTTGAAGACATGATGTACAAATTCATTAAAGCTACAGACGAAAAAGTTGAAAGTCAAAATTCAGTAATCAAGAATTTGAAAATCCAGATGAGCCAATTAGCAACCCTCATGTCTGGGAAAATAAAAGGTGCTCTACCAAGTAACACCGAGAAAAATCCAAAGGAACACCTCAAAGCCATCTCTCTGTTGTTAGGTAAAACTCTTGATGATCCATATGTAGATAGACAAGGAAAGCCACAAGAAGTGAAACAGGTAAATGAAGGTGAGAATAAAAGAGACTATGAACTTCTAAAAGaacaaaaagataaagaaaaaaaggTACAAGAAAATGAATTGATGACAAATCCTTACTTTGTACCCCTCCCCTTTCCCCAAAAGCTAAAAAGAGAAAAACTTGACAAACAGTTCTCAAAGTTTCTAGAAATTTTAAAACAACTTTACATTAACATACCTTTTACATATGCTTTGAAGCAAATGTCGGCATATGCTAAATTTCTTAAAGAAATTTtgtcaagtaaaagaaaattggaagaagtttcagTAGCTAAGCTTACAGAAAAATATAGTGATATACTTCAAAATAAGCTTCCACAAAAACTTGGTGATCCAAGCAGTTTTACAATTCCTTATACTTTGGGAGGTGCTCACTTTAAAAAAGCATTATGTGATTCAGGTGCTTCAATAAATCtaatgttttttttaattttcagaaaattAGAACTTGGTGAAATGAAGGACACTGTTGTGTCTCCACAGTTGGCTGATCAAAGTACTAAAAAATCGAAAAGAATACTTGAAAATGTCCTCGTTAgagttgataaatttatatttccaGTAGATTTTATAGTacttgaaatggaagaaaatattgATGTACCATTGATTTTAGGCAGAACATTTCTTGCAACAGGAAGAGCAATAATTGATGTCCATCAAGGACAATTAATTTTGCGAGTtgatgaggaaagagtgatttttGATAtgcagaaaataataaaatatcttaAGGATGAGTCATCATCATTTTGTTTTCAAGTTGATTTGTTGAATGACCTTGCAGATGAATATAAAGATGAATATTTGATTACTGATTCATTGGAAAGATGTTTGACAAATTCAGGTACCACAAATGATGATGACATCACAATGAGAAAAGAAGTTGAAATACTGGAAAAAGAATCTGAAAATGAGAAAGTCTCACTAGAAGAAGTTCAACAAAAAATTGAACTCAAAACTCTTCCTTCTCATTTGAAATATAGTTTTCTTGAACCTGAATTATTTCGTCTTTTTTTACTGCATAACATGAAATAAAACTAATGCAGGTATTAAGAGGATACAAAAGAGCCTTTGGATGGACTATAACTGACATCAAAGGAATCAGTCTATCTATTTGCACGCATAGGATCCTTATGGAGGATAATTACAAGCCAATAGTCCAACCCCAGAGGAGACTGAACCCAACAATGGAAGAAGTCGTCAAGAAATAAGTAGTAAAACTTCTAACGACATGTATCATTTATCCGATATATGACAGCTCTTGGGTAAGTCCTGTGCAGGTAGTACCAAAGAAAGGAGGTATGACcgtaataaaaattaaaaataatgaaCTCATACCTACTAGAACAGTCACAGGATGGAGAGTCTGTATTGATTACAAACGACTTAATGATGCCACAAGGAAATATCATTTTTCTCtgccttttattgatcaaatgcttgaaaGAGTTGCAAGCCAtggtttttattattttcttgacgGATATTCTAGGTATAATCATATACCAATTGCTCCAGAAGATCATGATAAAACCAAATTCACATGCCTCCAAGGTACGTATGCTTACCGAAGAATGTCATTTGGACTATGTAACGCTCCTGCTATATCTCAACATTGCATGTCGGCAATTTTCTTAGACATGACTGAAAAGTTTCTTGAAATTTTCATAGATGATTTCACACTTTTTGGTAAGACATTTGAAGATTGTCTCTATTATTTAACGTTGGTGCTTAAAAGATGTGAAAAGACAAATTTGGTTCTTAATAGggaaaatgtcacttcatggtaacAGAGGGAATTATTTTAGGACATAAAATTGCTGCTAAAAGAAAAGAAGTTGATAAGGCTAAAATTGATCATATAGCAGGATTACCCTCTCCTACCACTGTTAAAGGTATTTGAATCTTCTTAAGGCATGCAGGTTTATATAGAaggtttataaaagatttttcaaaaatttcaaacctCTGACTGACCTACTGATGAAA
It includes:
- the LOC138893555 gene encoding uncharacterized protein, producing MMYKFIKATDEKVESQNSVIKNLKIQMSQLATLMSGKIKGALPSNTEKNPKEHLKAISLLLGKTLDDPYVDRQGKPQEVKQVNEGENKRDYELLKEQKDKEKKVQENELMTNPYFVPLPFPQKLKREKLDKQFSKFLEILKQLYINIPFTYALKQMSAYAKFLKEILSSKRKLEEVSVAKLTEKYSDILQNKLPQKLGDPSSFTIPYTLGGAHFKKALCDSGASINLMFFLIFRKLELGEMKDTVVSPQLADQSTKKSKRILENVLVRVDKFIFPVDFIVLEMEENIDVPLILGRTFLATGRAIIDVHQGQLILRVDEERVIFDMQKIIKYLKDESSSFCFQVDLLNDLADEYKDEYLITDSLERCLTNSGTTNDDDITMRKEVEILEKESENEKGKCHFMVTEGIILGHKIAAKRKEVDKAKIDHIAGLPSPTTVKDNCRKAFEILKEYLTNAPIVVSPDWSEPFEIMYDASDIAIGAILGQKRDKIFRLIYYSSRTLNEAQKNCATTEKKLLAVVFAFDKFRSYLIGTKVTSFTHHDDLKYLLAKKDARPRLLRWILLLQEFDLEIKDRRGSENQVTDHLSRLKNPPTETTNIKEEFPDEHVYTIITIVNQPPWFADIANYLVGGWIPKVFSCLNKK